TCGATGATTCCCCGGTTTCCCGCGTGCCCCGCCAACCCGGTCAGCGGGAGCCGCGCTGGCGCCACCGCGTCGGATTGGCGGAACGACTGGATCCGTCCTTGGTCCCGGCCCTTCCCGATGCAGATTCCGACGAGATGCACGTTTTCACCGCCCCCCAACCCGGTTCCGAAATGGACTGGATGCGGCAAAAATTGGCGGAATTGGAAGATCGAGTCCGTTTTCTGGAAAGCAAGTCGCTTCGCTGATTAGTGATTGCGATCCTTTATCAGGATTGAAACATCGGCGAAAGAAGCCTATTCTAGCCAAAGCAGTTCCGTGGTGGCTCGCCGCGGAACCTTCGGTAGTTCCCAGATAGAAAGGATCGCCATGCGTATTCGCTTCTCACACGTTGTGTTGGCCGCTCTTGTCGCCGCTCCCGCCTGGAGCATTCAGGTGTCCCTCCCGGACACCACCGCCAAGCTGGACATCGGCGTTCTCATGCAGAACCGCGCAGACATCAACTCGGCGGAAAATGCCGCCGGAGCGGAATTCGACGTCAATCGCGGCAAGACCGCCGCCGCCGATCCGGTCGACCTGTACGGTCGCCGCGCCCGCCTGAGCGTGAAACTCGAGCGCGGCAGCTGGACCGGATTCATCATGTTCTCGGCCGACAACACCGATTCCACCAGCACCGGCCTGAATCGCACTCCGGCCCTCCTCTATCTGTGGGCCCAGAACCAGATCGTCTCCCAGGGCATCACCCACACCTTCACCGTGGGTCTGGACAAAGCGCACGCCCAGCCTGCCTTCGACGATCCCTCGTCGCAGCTCCTGTTCCCCACGTCCCGCGCCACCTCGCTCTACCCGGCCCCCAAGTCCGCCTACGGCGTGCGCTACCAGATGGGCATGAAGAACGTCGAGGTCTCCGCCGACGTCCAGAACACCCACAACACCGAACGCGCCACTGTCAAGGAATCCGAAGGGCTGTTCTACGCGGGACGCCTGGTGATCTCCCCCATGGGCGTGCTGCCCAAGCGCACGGAATCGTACGTGGGCGACGCCGGCAAGTCGCTGGCCGTCGGATTGGACTTCACCTTCGATCCCGAAGAGATCATGGTCGACAAGAACGGAAACGGCACCCCGCAAACTTCGGACGACACCGTCTCGGCCGCCCACGTCAGCTTCGGCGGCGACATCCTGGCCCATTTCGATCGCGTCACCGCGATCGTGGACGCCCGCTTCCAGAACTTCGTCCGCCCCACCAACACCGTCCAGAGCCAGGTGATCACCGCGCAGGTCGGCTACGCCATCCCCGCCGGCAAGCTGGTGGTGGAACCCGCCGCCCGTTTCGCGATCATCGACAAGGACGTCGACAACACCGACGCAGACAAGAAGGTCCTGAACTACTCGTCCTCGCCCAACGCCGAGCACGGCAATTCCGGCTACGAGGGCGACATCGGCGTGAACCTGTACTTCCGCAAGCACGCCAACAAACTGCAGATCGCCTTCTCGCGCTGGGAATCGGAGAACTCCGACGCCTTCGCGAACATCCTGCGCGTGCAGCACCAGTTCAACTTCTAAGACAGACTGCCCGCTGGTCCCCGGCTTCGCGCCGGGGTATCTTTACAGGCATGACCGAAATCCACGGGAGGCGCGAGCCTCCCTTTTCGTTGACCGCCGAGTTCCTTCGCAAGTACGACGTGCCTGGCCCCCGCTACACATCGTACCCTCCGGCTCCGCACTTTCGCACCGGGTGGAGCCAAGAAGATCTCCAACAGCTGATCGTCCGTTCCAACCAAACCGGCGACCGGAATTTGTCGTTCTACGTGCACATTCCCTTCTGCCCCAAGCAATGCCTGTTCTGCGGTTGTACGACGGAAATCGGCAAACCTGGATCCGCCGTGCTGGATTACTTCCAGGTCCTGGATCGGGAGATGGATCGCATCCTGCCTCTGTTGGATCGCTCCAGACCCGTCTCGCAGATCCACTTCGGCGGAGGTACACCGAACGCGGCTCCGGTCAAGTTCCTGGCCAAAGTGATCCAGCGCCTCCTGGAAGGTCGCATCCTCTCGCCCCACGCCGAGATCGCCATCGAATGCGACCCCAACCTCATCACCCTTCCCAAGCTCGCGGATTTGCGCCAAGCGGGCTTCAACCGGATCTCCTTCGGGCTCCAGGACTTCAACCTGGACGTGCTGTCGCGGGTCAATCGCCCCTTCCCCCGCATCGCCCCGGCCGACCTGATCTCCCATTCCCACGGTCTGGGCTTTACAGGCGTGAATCTGGACCTGATCTACGGCCTGCCTGGCCAAACCAGGGAATCCTTCCTGGAAACGGTCCAACGCACCTTGGAGGCCTCGCCAGACCGCGTGGCCACGTTCAGCTACGCCCATGTCCCTTGGGCCAAGGACCACCAGAAAACCCTGGAATCCAAAGGACTGCCCGACGCCGAGACCAAGATCGGTATCGCGGTAGACACCTTCGCAGGGTTCGTGGCCGGCGGCTACCACCCGATTGGAATGGATCACTACGCCAAGCCCGACGACGAGCTCTCCAGAGCCCAAGACACGGGTGAATTGCACCGCAACTTCCAAGGCTACTGCTCCAAGCGCACCACCGGCCAGGTGGTGGGATTCGGGGCATCGGCCATCTCGCAGCTCCACGAGGGGTACATCCAAAACGTCAAGGAAAGCGCCACCTACGGCCAGGAAGTGGTGGCTGGAAAGTTGCCGGTGGAACGCGCCTACATCCTCTCGCGAGAGGAAAGGTTCGATCGCGATGCCATCAATTCCGTGATGTGCCGCGGGGAACTGGATCTCGCCAGCATCGGCGCTGCGGAAGGATTTTCCGCCGTCCAGGCGCGTGAACGCCTGGCACCCGGGTTGGAACGGCTCGAGCCGTTTGTCGCCGACGGCCTCTGCACCTTCGATGGCACCGTGGTCCGCGCCACCAGCCAGGGACGCTTTGCCGTGCGCAACATCGCGTTTCTGTTCGACCCGCTTCTGGGAGTTGGCGAAGGCCGGTACAGCCGCACCGTGTGACCGCATTCGCCAAGTGGCGAACTTGTCGATCCGATACGGTCGATCCGGTGATCCGTTGCTAGTTTGAGACGAAAGCGCAAGAATCACGTTCGGAGGAGTTCTGCCATGTCAACCGCTCGCCTGGAATACAACGGACAATCCTGGGATTTCCCTGTCGTCGAGGGAACCGAGAAAGAACTCGGAGTGGACATCTCCGATCTGCGCGCGAAATCCGGCCTCATCACGCTGGACGAAGGCTACGGCAACACCGGTTCGTGCAAGTCCGCCATCACCTACATCGATGGCGACAAAGGGATCCTGCGCTATCGAGGCTACCCCATCGAGCAGATCGCGGAACAATCCTCCTTCGTGGAAAGCGCGTGGCTGGTCATCTACGGCGAGCTCCCAAACGAAAAGCAGCGTGAGCGGTTTTCCGCGCTTTTGACCAAGCATGCCATGATCCACGAAAGCATGCGAAACCACTTCCAGGGCTTTCCCAACAACGCGCCCCCGATGGCCATTTTGTCTGCGATGATCAACGCGATCGGATGCTTCTCGCCCGAAGTGCTGGGAAGCGACACGGAAGTGAATTTCGAGGAAAACGCGGCGCGTTTGCTCTCGCAGGTGCGGTCCATCGCAGCGGCCACCTACAAGATGAGCATGGGCCAGCCCATGATGTACCCGCGCCCGGACTTCAAGTACTGCGAAAACTTCCTGCACATGATGTTTTCGGTGCCCAACGGCCGCATCACGCCGGACCCCGACGCCGCCCGCGCCTTGAACCAATTTCTGACCCTGCACGCCGACCACGAACAGAACTGCTCCACTTCCACCGTGCGCATGGTGGCCAGCTCCGGCGCGAACATGTACGCCTCGGTTTCCGCAGGCGTATCCGCTCTGTGGGGCCCGCTGCACGGCGGCGCCAACGTGGCCGTGGTCAACATGCTGGAAGAGATCCGCGCCTCCGGAATGGATCCCCATGTGTACATGGAGAAGATCAAGGACAAGAATTCCAAGCTCAAGCTCATGGGATTCGGTCATCGCGTCTATCGCAACTTCGATCCCCGCTCGCGCATCCTGCAGAAGGCCGCCGAGGTCATCCTCTCCAAGCTCAAGATCCAGGATCCGTTGCTGGAAATCGCCCGGCGCCTGGAGGAAGTCGCCTTGCGGGACAGCTACTTCGTCGACCGCAAGCTGTATCCCAACGTGGACTTCTATTCCGGCATCATCCTGCGGGCCATCGGGATTCCCCTGGACATGTTCACCGTGATGTTCGCCATCGGACGCATGCCCGGCTGGATCGCCAACTACAAGGAAATCCACGACGCCGAGCGCCTGAAGATCAACCGCCCTCGCCAAATCTACACCGGTGCGGCCATCCGGGATTTCGTGCCGCGCGAGGCGCGGGCGCAATAACCGCCCCCTCCGCCCTTGAGACGCCCCTTATTGTAGAGACGCCCCGGCGGGGCGTCTCTACAATAAGGGGCATCTCTACAAGGCGGGGCTACCTTTCCGTCCCGGCATGAAACCGAAATCGATCCAATCGTTGCAAGCGGATCCCGCCAGCGGACCAAAATTCTGCGAGCGCCACGGCCATCCGGGCTGCGCTTGCGGGATGGGCAACGTCTTCCGGTTCGTGGAACCCCTTCTGTTGCTGGAAATCCGCAACTCCCCTGGCGCAAGCGGTTACGACATTCTCCAGCGGCTGGATGGCCACTCCCTCACCGGCACCACCATCGACAAGGCCGCGGTTTACCGATCTCTGGGCGTGCTGGAACGAAACGGGATGACCGAAGCGGAGTGGACGGAATCCGTCCGAGGTGCCGGTCGCAAGGCCTACAAGCTGACACCCAAGGGTGAAGAGCACCTTCGGGAATGGGCCGATCTTCTGGAAGGACTCGCGAAGGGTCTTCGCGCTTTCGTCCGCGACGCTCGCAAACCAGGGTAATCCCGCTTCGATTTCGCCGACGAACCGAAGGCGTCGGGTCGGCCCATTTAGTTGTATATTACACCCTTCTGATTCCGTTCCACTTCTGGAGACTCCACGATGCGCATCGCCCTACCCATTTCCGAAGGCAAATTCAGCTCCCACTACGGCCGCGCCGAAGCCATTTCCATGTACGACGTGGACCTCTCCGCAGGAACGGCGGCCAACCTCGGCATGCGCCTTTTCCCGGCCGAAGGCACCTGCGGGGCGGGCACCTGGGTCGCCGCCCAGGGAGTCGAGATCCTGCTGGCGGGCGGCCTTGGATCCGGTGCGGCGCAAGGTCTGGGCAAGGCGGGAGTGAAGGTGTTCGCGGGCATCTCGGAAACCGATCCCGCCAAGGTCGTGGAACAATTCCTGGCAGGTATCGCGCAGGCGCGGGAACTGGCTCCCGGCGAATCGATGTGCCAGGGCCACGAGGACGGCGAGGAACACGGCCACGGCCACCACCACGGCGCCGGCCACGTCTGCACCTGCAAGCACTGAGCGGCGCATGGCCAGCCTGACGATTCTTGTCGACAATTCCGCGCGATCGCGGGGACTTTTGGCCCAGCATGGCTTCTCGCTGTGGTGCGAAGCCGGATCCAACCGGATCCTGTTCGACACCGGCGCCGATGGCGACGTGCTGCAGGCCAACGCCGCGGCTCTGGGCGTGGACCTTTCCAAGGCCACCGACATCGTCTTGAGCCACGGCCACTGGGATCACGGTGGAGGTCTTGCCCGTGCGATGGACCTGTGCTCCGCCGCGCGGATCTGGATTCCGTCCGGCGCACTGCTGCCTCGCTGGCACCGTTCCAAAGCGGAAAACCGGGACATCGCCCTCCAGGAGAGCGTCCGTTCCAGACTCGTGCTGGACCGCAAGCGCTGGCAGGAGACCACGGAACTCGCCACACTTGGTGACAAAATCTGGATCACAGGTCCGATTCCCGGCGAGCGTCCCGCCTGGACCCATCGCGACCTGTGGCGCAACGAGCTTCTGGACGTCCCCGACGACGTGCCGGAGGAACAGGCGCTGGTGGTGGAAACCCCCGAAGGACTCGTGGTCGTGGTGGGATGCGCCCACTTCGGCATCGACAACCTGCTGGATCGACTCGATGTCCTGTTTCCCGGCAAGCCCCTGGCCACCCTGGTGGGCGGCCTGCACCTGGAATCGGCACCGGAACAGGAATTGTCACGACTCTCCGGCCGCTTGCTCGAGGCCGGTGCCCGGTGCGTGGTTCCCTGCCACTGCAGCGGTCCCTACGCATCCTACCAGCTCGCCGGATCCGATGGTTTCGCCTGCGAGCATGGAGTGGTGGGGAAAAAGCTGTCATTTCCCGTGTGAGGGGCGTCGCCGCCCCCCACACCCTGGATTCACTCTCGCTTGGAGCGCTTCAACGCCATGGATGAACACGTTCACTCGGAATTTTCCGCCATCGCCATCGACCATGCCCGGTCCCCTCGCAATCGGGGCATCCTGCCCGTGTTCGATGGACACGCCAGCATCTCCGGCTCCTGCGGAGACAGCATGGACATGTGGATCCGGGTGGAGGATGGAGAAATCGCCGACCTCCGCTTTTCCACCGATGGCTGCGGATCGTCCATCGCCTGCGGAAGCATGGCCACCGAGCTTGCGAAGGGGCGCTCGTTGGCTGGAATCGCGATCATGCGCCCACGGGATGTCCTGGACAGGTTCCAGGGATTTCCCCACGAGTCCGCCCATTGCGCGGAACTGGCCATCGATTCCCTCAAAGCCGCCTGCCAGGATTATTTCCGGTCGCTCCCGATGGGGTCGATCGCCCGCAAGATCCTGGTCCTTTCGGGAAAAGGCGGTGTGGGAAAAAGCACCGTGGCTCTCCATCTGGCGAAGCGATTGAGGGCTGCCGGCTCCAAGGTCGGGATCCTCGATGCCGACATCCACAGTCCGACGCTCCCGAGTTTGATGAAGATCGGGCCGGTTTCCCTCCAAAGATCCGGCGATCGCCTCGTGGCCCACGACCACGAAGGCCTTCGGCTCATGTCGATGGCCTTCCTTTCTCCCAGCCCTGACCAGGCGGTGATCCTGCGCGGCCCCCGCAAGACCATGCTGGTGCGACAGTTCCTGCGCGAAGTCGACTGGGGCGAACTCGATGCGATGGTCATCGACACTCCCTCCGGGACGGGCGACGAGCTCCTGACCGTGGTCAAATCGGCCGGCGCCTTGGAAGGCGCGGTGGTGGTCTGCACGCCACAGGAAGTGGCGATATCGGGAGCACGGCGCTCCATCGCCTTCTGCAGGGAGATGGGAGTTCCCCTGCTTGGGCTTGTGGAGAACATGTCCGGCACGAGGTGCCCCCGATGCGGCCATGTCGCCGGCGGAGCGAGCGTTGGACAGGAATTGGCTCGCGAATTGGATCTCCCTTTCCTGGGAAGCGTTCCGACCGAGCCGGAGATTTCCGCTCCGTCGCCCACCTTCGAAGCCGACCTCGCGGCCATCCTGGATCCGGTGGCCAAACACAAGACGCCCATAGAGTTGTGAAGGCGATCCACTCACAGCCTCCGGCAACCACACTCTTCCATCAGCTCCCGGATGGACTCGGCAGGAATCTGGGCAGGAACTTCACCGACCAGGCGGCGGCCTGGACCTGGATCACATAGGCGGCCGAAATGATCAAGGCAATCTCGGGTCCATGCGTCCCGAAAGCGGACATCGCGATGGCCAGGGCGATGGAAAGATTGCGCATCACCGAGCCATAGACCAGCGCGATGGCATCCGGTCTCGGAAAGAACCACCTGCCGACGGCGATGCTCAGGGCGAAGTTCGCCAAGTACAATACCACCAGGGGGATGACAAGAATTGCCAACTCGGCGGGATGCTCCGCGATCCCCTTGGCCTTGAGCGCCATGGCCACGAAGACGATCCCCAACACTCCCAGCGTGGAAAACGGCCCGATACGCCCTTGGACGCGCTTCTGGAAGCCTTCGCGTCCCAGCCTCGCCACCAGGATCCTCTGCAACGCGAGGCCGGATGCCAGGGGCAGCAAGACCGTCAGGGCGATCTGCGAAAACACCTTGGCCAGCGAGATCTCCACGGTGGCTCCCAACAACACCTTGAGGTAGAGCGGTGCCAGGATCGAACCCAGGAGAAGCCCGATCAAGGTCATTCTGACCGCGGCGGGAACGTTGCCCTTGGCAAGGCCGGTCCAACTGATGGTCATTCCCGAGGTGGGAAGGAGCGAAGTCAGCAAAAGTCCCAACGCCAAGAGCGGTCGGTCCCCGAAGAACACCATCCCCAGAAGCCAACCCAACAGCGGAATGGCCAGGAAATTCACGGTCTGCGTGGTCAGCTGGAGCTTCCAATCCTCCACTTTGGCCAATTCGCCCATCCGGAGCGCAACCATCATGGGAAAAACCATCAGGAAGGTCAGCGGTAGGATCGCCAAAGCCAGCGGCGATGCATCGAACGCCAATCCGTAGACCAATCCGAGGACCAGCGAGGCCGGCACAGCCACTCCGAGATGCCCTTGCAGGAAAATAAGCGACTTCCACATGGACGCGACCTTTCTGAGGTGGTGATGTCCACTAGATGTGCTTTGCACCTAAAAGGTTACAAGGTCTCGTCAGGTTTCCCAAGGCGGCCCAGGCACATCGACGGCCACATGACATGGAAATGGGTGGTGGGACCTTCCAGTTCCATGGACATGCGCAGGATCAACAGGAGGACGGGCCAACTTCGATTTGCTTTGCACGGAAGTTTGTTGTAACCTAATGGATGTCTAATGCATCTATATGACAGGAACCGGATCGGAATCGATCGTGACGGTTCTTGTCTGGGTTCATCCGGACCAACCTCGCCCGACCAAGAATCGACAGGAGAACCAAAACAATGGAATCCACGAACGCCACACCCGTCTCGCTTCCCCGCATCGGCGACAAGGCACCCGCCTTCAAGGCGGTCACCACCCAGGGAGAGATCAATTTCCCGGAACAGTATGCGGGAGGATGGGTGATCCTCTTCTCGCACCCGGCCGACTTCACGCCGGTGTGCACATCGGAATTCATGACCTTCGCCACCTTGATGCCCGAGTTCGAGAAGTACAACTGCAAGCTCGTTGGCTTGTCCGTCGACGGCCTGTACAGCCACATCGCATGGCTGCGCACGATCAAGGAAAAGATCGAGTACAAGGGCATGAAGGATGTCGAGGTCACGTTCCCTCTGATCGAGGACATCACCATGGAGGTGGCCAAGAAGTACGGGATGATGCAGCCCGGCGAAAGCAGCACCAAGGCCGTGCGCGCCGTGTTCGTGATCGACCCCAAGGGGATCGTGCGCACGGTTCTGTACTACCCCCTCAGCCTGGGCCGCAACTTCGACGAGATCCTGCGCATCGTGATCGGTCTCCAGACCGCCGACGCGTTCTCCATCGCCACTCCCGCCGATTGGCGTCCGGGCGATGACGTGATCGTGCCGACAGCCGGCTCTTGCGGCGTGGCCAAGGAACGCATGGAGACCAAGGACATCACCTGCCACGACTGGTTCTTCTGCACCAAGAAGCTCGACAAGGAAACCGTTCTCAAGACCATCACCAAAAAATGACGCGTGCATCCCGCCGCGACCCGCTTGGGAGCGTCGGGATGCGTCCGGAGGATTGGCTATCGGTCCCGAATCAAAAGCTCGGGTGCGCTCATCCGCAGCAACCCGCGTCCGGATACCAGGAGGCGGGATCTTCTTGTTCGAGCGCAATCGGTTTGGGCGCCGTGATCTCCGCCGCCTCGGCATCGCCGCTTGCCGAGGTTTCGCCAAGCGATGCGAGTCCATGAACAACGGAAGGTCCGCATGCCCTGCTTGGACTGGGCACAGACCTGGACTGCCTTGAAGAGTACGCCATTTGCCCCCCTAAGAACGCTATTTTAGACTGTATTTTACATCTATTTTGACATCGTGAAAAGCGCCATGCGTACCGCGCCAGCGGAACCCGAAGGAATTTCAGTGAAGTCGTTGAATCTCAAAATTTTGCTGATCGTGGTCGGAGCCTCCGCTGTGCTTGCGATCCTCAACAATATCCGCGTCCCCCAGCAGAACCGGGTGTCCTGGTTCGGGGGCCAACCGGTGTTCGCCGCACCGGCGAAGGACCAACCATGAACAGGCGATCCGTACTCGCTTCGGTCTGGATGGCATCCTCGCTGAGCCTGATGGTGCTGGCGATCCTGGAAATTTCCTTCCCGAGCACGTTCTCGTTGGCCTTTCGCCTCGAGTCCCTCCTGCCCTACCGCATGCAGATCGGAATCGGAGAAGTTTTCCTGTCGGCTCTCTTCCTGTGGCCGGCATGGCGAATGGATCCGGATCTATCCGGAAGAATCCTGGAAACGGCTTCCCGCCTGGGAATCGGGGGGATGTTCATCCTCGCCTCCTGGTTCAAGATCCAGAATCCCCAAGGCTTCGCCTTGCTGGTGGCCCAATACCAGTTTTTGCCACAGGGCGCGGTGAACCTGTTCGCGCTGTTCATGCCGCAACTGGAGCTGTGGACGGGATTGGCGATCATCCTCACCCGTTGGAATCGCGAAATGGCCTTGTTGCTTTCCGCCATGTTCATCGCCTTCATCGTGGCGCTGGCGCAAGCGGTTTGGCGCGACCTCGGCATCACCTGCGGTTGTTTCGAGATCGAAGGCGCCCTCAGCAAGAGAGACGCCTGGATCTCGCTGGTCCGCGACCTGATCCTGGTCTGGCCCACCCTCTGGCTGGCAACCAGACCGAATCGCTCCTTGATCGGCATCTGGACGAAGCGTCCCGCACCTTGAACCGGCACTGAATCGGCAAGTTCGGGAGAATGCGCCGGTTGGTTGCCGGATTTTTAGGTGTTTTTTACATCTATTTACCGATGCGATCCGATGCCGGAGTACGCACATCGAACGGAGAACGGACAATGGCTTCGCAGGGAATCCGCGAGATCGCGATCTTCGGGATCGGAGCCCCCTCCCAAAGACGGAAAGTGGCCGAAGCGATCTGGAGTCGGACCGACCACGCCTTGTTCCTGGACCCGGACATGAAACCCATGGACCAGGAACAAGACCGCAACGGCAGTCCGATCCACACGACCCAGATCGACGGGCGTCGGACCGCGGTTGTGCGGCCCGAAACCTGCACCAACTGCGGTCGATGCATTCGCTCCTGTCCGTCGGGGGCGATCCGCAAAGTGCAAGGGCGCGTGCAGGTCGACTCGCGACTTTGCACCGCTTGCGGAGCCTGCGTGGATACCTGTCCACGCCAGGGCATCGGTTTGGACGGATCCCCTCTCGCTTGGCTCCAGATATCGGCCACCACCAACGGAAGGCTGGTGCATGGCCGGCTCGCGGAAGGCGTGCAGGCGAGTCCGGAATTTGTCAAACGTCTCCTCGAGAGATCGCGCGTCGAAGTCCGACTCTATGGCATGGAAACGCTCGTGATCGACGTGCCCTGGAACGAAGGACCGCTCTTCGAATTTCTCTCCGGTTCCACCGGACAACGGATCGTGGTGGTGGATCCGCACTCCACCGAAGCGATGGAGACCGCCATGCGAAACCTCACCTTCTCCAGCGAGGCTCCGACCAGGCTGGCGATCCCGACCGACGACGAGGTGGGGTTCCGATTTTTGACAAACGATGAATCCCACGGGCGGTCCCACTCCAGGATCTGACTCCGCTCCGCGCCTCGCCCGTTTCCGGGCGAGGCCGTCGCGTCCGGTTACGCCGAAAGCAGCGCCGTCATCCGGTCGTGGAACGCGCGGTAGTCGTCGCGCTCGGAACCCTTTCGCACATCCAACGCATCTTGAGGATGCATCCCGAGCTGTCCCGCGATCATGTGGGGAAGGATGTAACCCCACTCGTGCTGTTTGCGCAGTTCGAGAAAATCGTTGGCGATCAAATCCAGGACATGGCGCACGTCGTACCTGGGGTTTTTCAGGAATCCCAGCAGCAATTCCAGGGTGCAGTTTCCCGCGGCACGCCCCATGCCGTACACGGTGGCGTCCAGGAAATTCACACCACCCATGATCGACTCGATGGTGTTGGAAAACGCCAGTTGCTGGTTGTTGTGGCCATGGAAACCCAATTCCTTGGTCCGGATCCATTGCCGCGCGCGACGCACCAGCTTTTCGATGTCTTCCTGGTAGAGGGATCCGAACGAATCGACCAGATAGATCGCCAGGGAACGCGATTCCCGTTCGCACTGGTCCATGGCTTCGTCCAGTTGGGGACCCGCGTCCCGGGAGATGGCCATGATGTTGATGGTGGTTTCGTAGCCCAGATCGGAAAATCGGTTTTCCATCGCGATGGCCTTGTCGATGCCCTTCACGTAGCTGGCCACGCGGACCATGTGGTAGGGGCTTTCCGAAGCAGGACGGATACTGTTCATATCCACGCGCCCCACGTCCACCATGACGGACACTTTCGCGCCGTTGTCCACCCCTTCCGTGGCCAACCGGATATCCTGGTCGGTGCAGCATTTCCATGGCCCGAACTTGGCGCCAGGGAAGAATTCCGGGCTGTTCTTGTAGCCGATCTCGAAATAATCCACACCGGCCGCGGAAACGCCCTGGTACACGCGCCGCACGAAATCGACGCTGAAATCGTGCGCGTTGACCAGACCTCCATCGCGGATGGTGCAATCGAGGACTTTGATCTGTTCCCTGTACATGGCGAAGCTTTCCGAATGGTGGGTGTTGGAGCGGGTGCGTCAGTTTTCGGCGCGAAGGGCCATGCCGAACGATTCGATCATGGCCTTGTCTTCGTTTCCGGATGGATTTTCGGCGGTCAACAGCTGGTCTCCCAGGAAGATCCCGTTGGCCCCCGCCAGGAAGCACAGAAGCTGCAGGGCGTGCGACATGCCCGATCTCCCTGCCGAAAGCCGGATCTGGGTGGCGGGAAGCAGGATGCGGGTCACGGCGATGGCCCGCACGATCTCCATGTCGTCCAAGGGGGCCGCGTCGAAAAGCGGCGTACCGGCCATGGGCATGAGCTTGTTGATGGGCACCGATTCCGGAGCGATGGGGAGATTGGCCAATTCGTGCAACAGTCCGGCGCGGTCTTCGCGCGATTCTCCCATCCCCAGGATACCGCCCGAGCACACGCGGATCCCCGCCTCTTGCACCCGCCGGATCGTGTCCAGCCGATCCTGGTAGGTGCGCGTGGTGATGATTTTCGCGTAGTACTCGGGCGACGTGTCCAGGTTGTGGTTGTAGAAATCCAACCCCGCATCCTTGAGCTGTCGAGCCTGGTGGTCATCCAACATTCCCAATGTCATGCACGCTTCCAGCCCCAACGCCTTGACGCCGCGCACCATGTCCAGCACCGCATCGAATTGGGCGCCCGTGCGTGGACTGCGCCAAGCGGCGCCCATGCAAAGGCGCGTGGCGCCGGCTGCCTTGGCTTTCCGGCCGGCCTCGAGAACTTCTTCCAAGCCCATCAATGGCTGGTAGGGCACCGGCTCCTGGTGGTGGCTGCTCTGGGCGCAGTAGGCGCAGTCCTCGGTGCAGGCACCGGTCTTGATCGAAACCAAGGTGGAAGCGCGGATTTCGCACGCATCGAAATGCTCGCGGT
This DNA window, taken from Fibrobacterota bacterium, encodes the following:
- the hemN gene encoding oxygen-independent coproporphyrinogen III oxidase; translation: MTEIHGRREPPFSLTAEFLRKYDVPGPRYTSYPPAPHFRTGWSQEDLQQLIVRSNQTGDRNLSFYVHIPFCPKQCLFCGCTTEIGKPGSAVLDYFQVLDREMDRILPLLDRSRPVSQIHFGGGTPNAAPVKFLAKVIQRLLEGRILSPHAEIAIECDPNLITLPKLADLRQAGFNRISFGLQDFNLDVLSRVNRPFPRIAPADLISHSHGLGFTGVNLDLIYGLPGQTRESFLETVQRTLEASPDRVATFSYAHVPWAKDHQKTLESKGLPDAETKIGIAVDTFAGFVAGGYHPIGMDHYAKPDDELSRAQDTGELHRNFQGYCSKRTTGQVVGFGASAISQLHEGYIQNVKESATYGQEVVAGKLPVERAYILSREERFDRDAINSVMCRGELDLASIGAAEGFSAVQARERLAPGLERLEPFVADGLCTFDGTVVRATSQGRFAVRNIAFLFDPLLGVGEGRYSRTV
- a CDS encoding citrate synthase, producing MSTARLEYNGQSWDFPVVEGTEKELGVDISDLRAKSGLITLDEGYGNTGSCKSAITYIDGDKGILRYRGYPIEQIAEQSSFVESAWLVIYGELPNEKQRERFSALLTKHAMIHESMRNHFQGFPNNAPPMAILSAMINAIGCFSPEVLGSDTEVNFEENAARLLSQVRSIAAATYKMSMGQPMMYPRPDFKYCENFLHMMFSVPNGRITPDPDAARALNQFLTLHADHEQNCSTSTVRMVASSGANMYASVSAGVSALWGPLHGGANVAVVNMLEEIRASGMDPHVYMEKIKDKNSKLKLMGFGHRVYRNFDPRSRILQKAAEVILSKLKIQDPLLEIARRLEEVALRDSYFVDRKLYPNVDFYSGIILRAIGIPLDMFTVMFAIGRMPGWIANYKEIHDAERLKINRPRQIYTGAAIRDFVPREARAQ
- a CDS encoding helix-turn-helix transcriptional regulator — its product is MKPKSIQSLQADPASGPKFCERHGHPGCACGMGNVFRFVEPLLLLEIRNSPGASGYDILQRLDGHSLTGTTIDKAAVYRSLGVLERNGMTEAEWTESVRGAGRKAYKLTPKGEEHLREWADLLEGLAKGLRAFVRDARKPG
- a CDS encoding MBL fold metallo-hydrolase, which translates into the protein MASLTILVDNSARSRGLLAQHGFSLWCEAGSNRILFDTGADGDVLQANAAALGVDLSKATDIVLSHGHWDHGGGLARAMDLCSAARIWIPSGALLPRWHRSKAENRDIALQESVRSRLVLDRKRWQETTELATLGDKIWITGPIPGERPAWTHRDLWRNELLDVPDDVPEEQALVVETPEGLVVVVGCAHFGIDNLLDRLDVLFPGKPLATLVGGLHLESAPEQELSRLSGRLLEAGARCVVPCHCSGPYASYQLAGSDGFACEHGVVGKKLSFPV
- a CDS encoding P-loop NTPase, whose amino-acid sequence is MDEHVHSEFSAIAIDHARSPRNRGILPVFDGHASISGSCGDSMDMWIRVEDGEIADLRFSTDGCGSSIACGSMATELAKGRSLAGIAIMRPRDVLDRFQGFPHESAHCAELAIDSLKAACQDYFRSLPMGSIARKILVLSGKGGVGKSTVALHLAKRLRAAGSKVGILDADIHSPTLPSLMKIGPVSLQRSGDRLVAHDHEGLRLMSMAFLSPSPDQAVILRGPRKTMLVRQFLREVDWGELDAMVIDTPSGTGDELLTVVKSAGALEGAVVVCTPQEVAISGARRSIAFCREMGVPLLGLVENMSGTRCPRCGHVAGGASVGQELARELDLPFLGSVPTEPEISAPSPTFEADLAAILDPVAKHKTPIEL
- a CDS encoding arsenic resistance protein; protein product: MWKSLIFLQGHLGVAVPASLVLGLVYGLAFDASPLALAILPLTFLMVFPMMVALRMGELAKVEDWKLQLTTQTVNFLAIPLLGWLLGMVFFGDRPLLALGLLLTSLLPTSGMTISWTGLAKGNVPAAVRMTLIGLLLGSILAPLYLKVLLGATVEISLAKVFSQIALTVLLPLASGLALQRILVARLGREGFQKRVQGRIGPFSTLGVLGIVFVAMALKAKGIAEHPAELAILVIPLVVLYLANFALSIAVGRWFFPRPDAIALVYGSVMRNLSIALAIAMSAFGTHGPEIALIISAAYVIQVQAAAWSVKFLPRFLPSPSGS
- a CDS encoding peroxiredoxin, whose product is MESTNATPVSLPRIGDKAPAFKAVTTQGEINFPEQYAGGWVILFSHPADFTPVCTSEFMTFATLMPEFEKYNCKLVGLSVDGLYSHIAWLRTIKEKIEYKGMKDVEVTFPLIEDITMEVAKKYGMMQPGESSTKAVRAVFVIDPKGIVRTVLYYPLSLGRNFDEILRIVIGLQTADAFSIATPADWRPGDDVIVPTAGSCGVAKERMETKDITCHDWFFCTKKLDKETVLKTITKK